From Priestia aryabhattai, one genomic window encodes:
- the fliJ gene encoding flagellar export protein FliJ — MAYEFRLSKIMVIKSNEKDELLSQYNQSLQQFETAGEKLYKKLKEKEKLIEQHTDKMKQGLSILEIKSFQQFLTSAERVIERLQQEVMLTRQQMNLKKLKLEEKNIEVKKYEKLKKRDYDSYITAEKQLEAKQMDELSLQQYMLHRN, encoded by the coding sequence ATGGCATATGAATTTAGGTTATCTAAAATAATGGTAATCAAGTCAAATGAAAAAGATGAACTGCTATCTCAATATAATCAATCTTTACAGCAGTTTGAAACAGCGGGTGAAAAGCTTTATAAAAAGTTAAAAGAAAAAGAAAAGCTGATTGAACAGCATACGGACAAAATGAAGCAAGGGCTTTCTATTTTAGAAATTAAATCATTTCAGCAGTTTTTAACAAGTGCCGAACGAGTGATTGAAAGGCTACAACAAGAGGTCATGCTTACAAGACAGCAAATGAACTTAAAGAAACTTAAGTTAGAAGAAAAGAACATAGAAGTAAAAAAGTATGAAAAGTTAAAAAAGAGAGACTACGATTCTTATATAACAGCGGAAAAACAGTTAGAGGCTAAGCAAATGGATGAGCTGTCGCTACAGCAGTACATGCTGCATAGAAATTAG
- the codY gene encoding GTP-sensing pleiotropic transcriptional regulator CodY, which produces MDLLGKTRKINAMLQKAAGKPVNFKEMAETLCEVIESNVFVVSRRGKLLGIAVKQQIENARMKDMLEARQFPEEYTQSLFNIQETSSNLNIESQYTAFPVENKDLFDAGLTTIVPIIGGGERLGTLVLSRLDRQFEDDDLILAEYGATVVGMEILREKAEEIEEEARSKAVVQMAISSLSYSELEAIEHIFEELNGNEGLLVASKIADRVGITRSVIVNALRKLESAGVIESRSLGMKGTYIKVLNNKFLVELEKLKSN; this is translated from the coding sequence ATGGATTTATTAGGGAAAACTAGAAAGATTAATGCAATGCTACAAAAAGCAGCTGGTAAACCAGTAAACTTTAAAGAAATGGCTGAAACACTTTGCGAAGTGATCGAATCAAACGTATTCGTAGTAAGCCGTCGCGGTAAATTATTAGGAATCGCTGTTAAACAGCAAATTGAGAATGCGCGAATGAAAGATATGTTAGAAGCACGCCAGTTCCCAGAAGAATATACTCAAAGCCTATTTAACATTCAAGAAACATCTTCTAACTTAAACATTGAAAGTCAATATACAGCTTTCCCAGTTGAAAATAAAGACTTATTTGATGCAGGACTAACAACAATCGTTCCAATTATCGGAGGCGGAGAGCGTCTAGGTACGCTTGTACTATCTCGTTTAGACCGTCAGTTCGAAGATGATGATTTAATCCTTGCTGAATACGGTGCAACGGTAGTAGGTATGGAAATTCTTCGTGAAAAAGCAGAAGAGATCGAAGAAGAAGCACGTAGCAAAGCTGTTGTACAAATGGCAATTAGCTCATTATCATACAGTGAGTTAGAAGCTATTGAGCACATCTTTGAAGAGTTAAATGGAAATGAAGGACTATTAGTAGCAAGTAAAATTGCTGACCGCGTTGGAATTACACGTTCAGTAATCGTAAATGCGCTACGTAAATTAGAAAGTGCTGGCGTTATCGAATCACGTTCTTTAGGAATGAAAGGAACTTACATTAAAGTTCTTAACAACAAATTCTTAGTAGAGCTTGAAAAATTAAAATCTAACTAA
- the flgB gene encoding flagellar basal body rod protein FlgB translates to MSLFSTTFQTIENGISYASQKQQTIAQNIANVDTPNYKSKTVVRTSEFRDLLHNELEAYRTDSQHVPFSNLSQRVIAQQGNTSYQANGNNVDMDKEMADMAENQIYYEALVDRLNGKFNSLQTVIRGGK, encoded by the coding sequence TTGAGTTTATTTTCAACTACTTTTCAAACAATTGAAAATGGAATCAGCTATGCGTCACAAAAGCAGCAGACGATTGCACAAAATATCGCAAACGTTGATACTCCAAATTATAAATCGAAAACAGTAGTGCGTACGAGTGAGTTTCGAGATTTATTACATAACGAGTTAGAAGCATATCGGACTGATTCACAACATGTTCCATTTTCTAATTTATCCCAGAGAGTGATTGCTCAGCAAGGAAACACTTCCTATCAAGCAAATGGAAACAATGTGGATATGGATAAAGAGATGGCGGATATGGCTGAAAATCAAATTTATTATGAAGCGCTGGTAGATCGTTTAAATGGAAAATTTAATTCTCTTCAAACAGTCATTAGAGGAGGTAAATAA
- the fliG gene encoding flagellar motor switch protein FliG has translation MVKAMQKNELTGKQKAAILLISLGPDVSASIYKHLSEDEIEQLTLEISSVRKVEPSLKEAVLNEFEQITLAQNYLEKGGVSYAKQVLEKALGSEQAMMIINRLTSSLQVRPFDFARKADPMQLLNFIQHEHPQTIALILSYLEPIQAGQILSSLPQERQADIARRIATMGSTSPEVINEVEQILERKLSATVTQDYTQTGGLEAVVEVLNGVDRATEKIIIDTLEIQDPALAEEIKQRMFVFEDIVTLDNRSIQRVIRDAENDDLLLSLKVASEEVKSIIFKNMSSRMVETFKEEMEFMGPVRLKDVEEAQSRIVAAIRRLEDAGEIVIARGGGEDIIV, from the coding sequence ATGGTAAAGGCTATGCAAAAAAATGAGTTAACTGGAAAGCAAAAAGCAGCCATTTTGTTGATTTCTCTCGGCCCGGATGTATCAGCTTCTATCTATAAACATCTCAGTGAAGATGAAATTGAGCAGTTAACGCTTGAAATATCTTCGGTGAGAAAAGTGGAACCTTCTCTAAAAGAAGCTGTGCTTAATGAGTTTGAACAAATAACGCTTGCTCAAAACTACCTTGAAAAAGGAGGAGTAAGCTATGCGAAACAGGTGTTAGAAAAAGCACTCGGATCAGAGCAGGCTATGATGATTATCAATCGACTAACTTCTTCTCTGCAAGTTCGTCCGTTTGACTTTGCCAGAAAAGCTGATCCTATGCAGCTGTTGAATTTTATTCAGCATGAGCATCCTCAGACGATTGCCCTTATTTTATCTTACTTAGAGCCCATACAGGCAGGACAAATCTTATCATCACTGCCTCAGGAAAGGCAAGCGGATATTGCAAGACGGATTGCAACGATGGGAAGTACGTCTCCGGAAGTCATTAATGAAGTAGAGCAAATTTTAGAGAGAAAGCTTTCTGCTACTGTGACCCAAGACTATACCCAAACAGGTGGTTTAGAAGCAGTAGTTGAAGTATTAAATGGAGTAGACCGAGCGACTGAAAAAATCATTATTGATACGCTTGAAATTCAAGATCCGGCACTAGCAGAAGAAATTAAACAGCGAATGTTTGTATTCGAGGATATTGTAACGCTCGATAACCGTTCTATTCAGCGTGTGATACGAGATGCAGAAAATGATGATTTATTGTTGAGCTTAAAAGTAGCAAGTGAAGAAGTGAAATCTATTATTTTTAAAAATATGTCTAGTCGTATGGTGGAAACTTTTAAAGAGGAAATGGAATTTATGGGTCCTGTACGTTTGAAAGATGTAGAGGAAGCTCAGTCACGTATCGTTGCTGCAATTAGACGTTTAGAAGATGCTGGTGAAATTGTAATAGCTCGAGGTGGAGGAGAAGATATTATTGTCTAA
- a CDS encoding MotE family protein, whose translation MAKQKELREEYEKEKSYSKSQLFLFLIFIPAGFLILAAYIVLTLLGVNVNDKVSAVTHAIPFVSSEQSQKNENIQESNEEIQKQVESLQKKLSAKEKQIAAYEKMISTKDRQMDELKIEMRDMEEKADDEAKKQKNNQIARKDVITTYEHMSPKNAALIFAELKEDKAVAMFKQFKASTRTAILEKMDPKVAARYTTLLTDQIDE comes from the coding sequence ATGGCTAAACAAAAAGAATTAAGAGAAGAGTACGAAAAAGAAAAGTCTTATAGTAAAAGCCAATTGTTTTTATTTTTAATCTTTATTCCAGCGGGGTTCCTCATCTTGGCAGCTTATATTGTCCTGACACTTTTAGGCGTTAATGTAAATGATAAAGTTTCAGCTGTTACACACGCTATTCCGTTTGTATCAAGTGAGCAGTCACAAAAAAATGAAAATATTCAAGAAAGCAATGAAGAAATACAAAAGCAGGTTGAGAGCCTTCAAAAGAAGCTGAGTGCTAAAGAAAAGCAAATTGCAGCTTATGAAAAAATGATCAGTACAAAAGATCGCCAAATGGATGAACTAAAAATTGAAATGCGTGATATGGAAGAAAAAGCCGATGATGAAGCGAAAAAACAAAAAAACAATCAGATAGCAAGGAAAGATGTCATTACTACCTATGAACACATGTCTCCTAAAAATGCAGCGCTCATTTTTGCCGAGTTAAAAGAAGACAAAGCCGTTGCGATGTTTAAGCAGTTCAAAGCAAGTACAAGAACGGCAATTTTAGAAAAAATGGACCCGAAAGTAGCTGCACGCTATACGACATTGTTAACGGATCAGATTGATGAATAA
- the fliI gene encoding flagellar protein export ATPase FliI, whose translation MKVARLIYEIPRTASFKRYGKVSRVVGMMIESKGPRTSIGDVCFIHLSERGDKIRAEVVGFNGEHVVLMPYTSVRYIGPGCLVETTEKPLQVSVGKELIGQVLDSLGNPLDGSELSHYLPSVLTDQDPPNPLERPPIEQPIEVGVRTIDSLLTVGQGQRIGIFAGSGVGKSTLLGMIARNTKADINVIALVGERGREVREFIERDLGEEGLKRSVVVVATSDQPALLRMKAAYTATSIAEYFRDEGLSVMMMMDSVTRVAMAQREIGLAVGEPPTTKGYTPSVFASLPRLLERTGTNQHGSITAFYTVLVDGDDMNEPISDTVRGIIDGHIVLDRELANKGQYPAINVLKSVSRVMNHIVNERHREAAEKLRSLMATYANSEDLINIGAYKRGSSAYIDEAIDYHPVIDAFLKQKTNEHPSFETSVTKLCELFVKGE comes from the coding sequence ATGAAAGTCGCACGACTCATTTATGAAATCCCGCGCACTGCTTCTTTTAAACGGTATGGGAAAGTCAGTCGAGTAGTAGGAATGATGATTGAATCTAAAGGACCTAGAACGTCAATAGGAGATGTTTGCTTCATCCATCTTAGTGAACGAGGAGATAAAATCCGTGCAGAAGTTGTTGGTTTTAACGGTGAGCACGTTGTCTTAATGCCTTATACGTCTGTTCGATATATCGGACCTGGCTGCCTAGTGGAAACCACAGAAAAACCTTTGCAGGTAAGCGTAGGGAAAGAGTTAATAGGTCAAGTGCTTGATTCGTTAGGTAACCCTTTAGATGGGTCTGAACTTTCTCATTACTTGCCTTCCGTTTTAACGGATCAAGACCCCCCTAATCCCCTAGAGCGCCCGCCTATTGAACAGCCGATTGAAGTAGGTGTACGAACGATTGATAGTTTGCTAACAGTAGGTCAAGGGCAGCGCATAGGTATTTTTGCAGGAAGCGGTGTGGGGAAAAGTACGTTGCTCGGGATGATTGCTCGCAATACAAAAGCAGATATCAATGTCATTGCTCTTGTAGGTGAGCGAGGAAGAGAAGTCAGGGAATTCATTGAACGAGACCTTGGAGAAGAAGGGTTAAAGCGCTCCGTTGTAGTAGTTGCTACCTCTGATCAACCTGCTCTACTTCGAATGAAAGCGGCATACACAGCTACCTCTATTGCTGAATACTTTCGAGATGAGGGTCTGAGCGTCATGATGATGATGGATTCTGTTACCCGTGTAGCAATGGCACAGCGAGAAATTGGATTAGCTGTAGGTGAGCCTCCCACTACTAAAGGTTATACACCATCTGTTTTTGCTAGCTTGCCAAGGTTACTGGAACGTACTGGGACTAATCAACATGGATCTATTACTGCCTTTTACACTGTACTAGTAGACGGAGATGATATGAATGAACCTATTTCTGATACGGTGCGAGGCATTATAGACGGACATATTGTACTAGATCGGGAGCTGGCCAATAAAGGTCAATATCCGGCCATCAATGTCTTAAAAAGCGTTAGTCGCGTGATGAATCATATCGTAAATGAAAGACATAGAGAAGCAGCTGAAAAACTGCGTTCATTAATGGCTACCTATGCTAATTCTGAAGACTTAATTAACATAGGTGCTTACAAAAGAGGATCTTCTGCTTACATTGATGAGGCGATCGACTACCACCCTGTCATTGATGCATTTTTAAAACAAAAAACGAACGAACATCCATCATTTGAAACAAGTGTAACAAAGCTCTGTGAACTGTTTGTGAAAGGTGAGTAA
- the fliE gene encoding flagellar hook-basal body complex protein FliE translates to MINGISNQVAMAKTAASTSTGQTTQQFSTFLKDSINELNNTQRASDIATEKLAKGENVELQDVMITAQKASITMQTALEIRNKAVEAYQEMMRMQM, encoded by the coding sequence ATGATTAATGGTATCAGCAATCAAGTAGCGATGGCAAAAACAGCAGCTTCTACTAGTACTGGACAAACAACTCAACAGTTTTCAACGTTTTTAAAAGACTCAATCAATGAATTAAACAATACTCAACGCGCTTCGGATATAGCGACTGAAAAGCTTGCTAAAGGAGAAAATGTCGAACTTCAAGATGTAATGATTACTGCTCAGAAAGCAAGTATTACGATGCAAACGGCTCTTGAAATACGCAATAAAGCTGTTGAAGCCTATCAGGAAATGATGAGAATGCAAATGTAA
- a CDS encoding flagellar hook-length control protein FliK, whose amino-acid sequence MEISLRPAAPLKVNFDEKAAVIQTQGFFEEIVQQLQQLEAQPSADKEKSSDEQEVDQAVLKAVGLITIQLSEAEDEEAESSVLYEHLAEMINRIPSSRDFEQPLLKMQNVLTEMEQEPVSSKTDSQEQYLSSISTLLTICKNTSSAFQTEFTQLMEELLKPQLQSVKLSDSQLEDLRKAATEKIEKIYKQPGVLTDTLHEKRSAGFSAIVHSAPKDSVRDVAPFRKEEKVPLLNQISWKKDVILNNESTDSNSSSKNSESFFGTNTAEATLENNPSSFGAGEMLKVQEFSIDLGQAQSEHQQSDNLLNELQKVWSKASLSTEEGTSKLLFKLFPKQLGNISIEVIQQGNETIAQAVVSSAKAKELLESNLSTLRQVLTSQRVSADKVDAAVVHSAPSESARDMYAFRKEEKVPFFNQLPWKKDVILRSESMDTDSSQKNSESSFGTNPTGATVENHPSTFGTGEMPKIQQFSIHLGQAKSDYQQSSNLLNELQKIWSKASLSTGEGTSKLFIKLFPKQLGAISIEMLQQDNETVARIVVSSVKTKELLESNLSTLRHGLASQHVSIDKIDVLLSEQAMSYNNENDQQKERQEKETFRKEEDQDSQQLEESASFLSSFEAALINYNV is encoded by the coding sequence GTGGAAATTTCACTACGTCCAGCAGCTCCATTAAAGGTAAACTTCGATGAAAAAGCAGCTGTTATTCAGACTCAAGGTTTTTTTGAAGAAATCGTTCAGCAGCTTCAGCAGTTAGAGGCGCAGCCTTCAGCGGATAAGGAGAAATCATCGGACGAACAAGAGGTAGATCAAGCCGTCTTAAAGGCGGTCGGGTTAATTACGATTCAGTTAAGCGAAGCAGAAGATGAAGAAGCTGAATCGTCTGTTTTATACGAACACCTAGCCGAAATGATAAATAGGATTCCAAGTAGTCGCGATTTTGAGCAGCCGCTCCTAAAGATGCAGAATGTTTTAACAGAAATGGAGCAGGAGCCAGTTTCGTCCAAAACAGACAGTCAAGAACAGTATTTATCTTCTATTTCTACTTTGTTGACCATATGTAAAAATACATCGTCTGCTTTTCAAACAGAGTTTACTCAGCTGATGGAAGAACTCCTAAAACCGCAGCTGCAGTCAGTGAAGCTTTCGGATTCGCAGCTTGAGGATTTACGGAAAGCTGCTACTGAAAAAATAGAGAAAATTTATAAACAACCAGGTGTATTGACCGATACCTTACATGAAAAGCGCTCAGCTGGCTTTTCGGCGATTGTTCATTCAGCACCAAAAGATTCTGTAAGAGATGTGGCCCCTTTTCGTAAAGAGGAAAAAGTGCCCCTTTTAAATCAAATCTCTTGGAAAAAAGATGTGATTTTAAATAACGAAAGCACGGATTCAAATAGTTCAAGCAAGAATAGTGAAAGTTTTTTCGGTACAAACACAGCCGAGGCGACATTAGAAAATAATCCATCATCTTTTGGGGCTGGAGAAATGCTCAAGGTCCAAGAGTTTTCTATTGATTTAGGACAAGCACAATCTGAGCATCAACAGTCTGACAATCTGTTAAACGAGCTGCAAAAAGTATGGAGTAAAGCTTCGTTGAGTACTGAAGAGGGAACATCAAAGCTTCTCTTTAAGTTATTCCCAAAACAGTTAGGTAATATTTCAATTGAAGTGATTCAGCAAGGCAATGAAACGATTGCGCAGGCTGTCGTATCGTCAGCGAAAGCAAAAGAGCTGTTAGAATCCAACCTTTCGACTTTACGACAAGTTCTCACGTCTCAGCGTGTATCCGCTGATAAAGTCGATGCGGCGGTTGTTCATTCAGCACCATCAGAGTCTGCAAGAGATATGTATGCTTTTCGTAAAGAGGAAAAAGTGCCGTTTTTTAATCAACTCCCTTGGAAAAAAGATGTGATTTTACGTAGCGAAAGTATGGATACAGATAGCTCCCAAAAAAATAGCGAAAGTTCGTTTGGTACAAACCCAACCGGGGCGACAGTAGAGAACCATCCATCAACCTTTGGAACCGGAGAAATGCCTAAGATTCAGCAGTTTTCTATTCATCTAGGGCAAGCAAAATCTGACTATCAACAGTCTAGCAATTTGTTAAACGAGCTGCAAAAAATATGGAGTAAAGCTTCGTTGAGTACTGGAGAGGGAACATCCAAGCTTTTCATTAAGTTATTTCCAAAACAGCTCGGTGCGATTTCAATTGAAATGCTTCAGCAAGACAATGAAACGGTTGCGCGAATTGTCGTATCGTCAGTAAAAACAAAAGAGCTATTAGAATCCAACCTTTCGACTTTGCGGCACGGTCTAGCGTCTCAGCATGTATCAATTGATAAAATCGATGTGCTACTTTCAGAACAAGCGATGTCGTATAACAATGAAAATGACCAGCAAAAAGAAAGACAGGAAAAAGAGACATTTAGGAAAGAAGAAGATCAAGATTCACAACAATTGGAAGAATCGGCTTCCTTTCTATCTTCTTTTGAAGCAGCGCTCATTAATTACAACGTATAG
- the fliF gene encoding flagellar basal-body MS-ring/collar protein FliF, which yields MNERIAFYRDKMKVFWNNRKKGQKIALIAVPLAAILVISLASVFLNKDKFVPLYSNLSAQETGQIKAELDARSVPSEISDNGTIISVPEQSVDSLKVDLAAQGIPDSGSIDYSFFGKNASFGMTDNEFDVLKLDAMQTELANLMKNIQGVNDAKVMITLPNESVWANEKQGEASASIVLNTKAGYKFDDQQIKSLYHLVSKSVPNLPTDNIVIMNQYFEYFDLKGNETNSASNSFASQNEAKKEVERDIQRQVQQMLGRLVGQDKVMVSVTADLDFTQENREEKLVEPVDKDNMQGIAVSAEKINETFSGKNAQDGGVAGTGEEDTTNYSSSTTSGDGDYEKNEERINYEVNRIHKEIVESPYKIQDLGIQVMIDPSNAKGKSQVSDTLESDVQKMLGTIVRTSISKDANTKALSDNAVSDKITVSVQPFNGQETADSTARSIPLWMYITGGALLLVIVVLIVLLVRKRRQDLDEDEYDETFEAYEAAQKAPALSAEQQTRSNLETLAKQDPEEFAKLLRTWISED from the coding sequence ATGAACGAAAGAATAGCTTTTTATCGAGATAAGATGAAAGTCTTTTGGAATAACCGCAAAAAAGGACAGAAAATAGCCCTTATCGCTGTTCCTCTTGCGGCTATTCTAGTGATTAGTTTAGCATCTGTTTTCTTAAATAAGGATAAATTTGTCCCTCTTTATAGCAATCTATCAGCTCAAGAAACAGGACAAATTAAAGCAGAGCTTGATGCTAGAAGTGTTCCTTCAGAAATCTCTGATAACGGAACAATCATTTCAGTGCCTGAGCAAAGCGTTGACTCGCTAAAAGTTGATTTAGCTGCACAAGGAATTCCTGACAGCGGAAGTATCGACTATTCGTTTTTTGGGAAAAATGCGAGCTTTGGTATGACAGATAATGAATTTGATGTGTTAAAGCTTGATGCGATGCAAACTGAATTGGCTAACTTAATGAAAAACATTCAAGGAGTCAACGATGCAAAAGTAATGATTACCCTTCCCAATGAAAGCGTATGGGCGAATGAAAAGCAGGGAGAAGCATCTGCATCGATTGTGCTCAATACAAAGGCAGGTTATAAGTTTGACGATCAGCAAATTAAATCTCTTTATCATTTAGTGTCAAAAAGTGTTCCAAACCTTCCTACAGATAATATTGTTATTATGAACCAATATTTTGAGTATTTTGATTTAAAAGGAAACGAAACTAATTCAGCTTCTAACTCATTTGCTTCGCAGAACGAAGCGAAAAAAGAAGTGGAGCGAGATATTCAGCGTCAAGTACAGCAAATGCTAGGAAGACTGGTCGGTCAAGACAAAGTAATGGTCTCTGTTACAGCAGATCTTGATTTTACGCAGGAAAATCGCGAAGAAAAACTAGTAGAGCCTGTTGATAAAGATAATATGCAAGGAATTGCCGTTAGCGCTGAAAAAATTAATGAAACATTTTCTGGTAAAAATGCTCAAGATGGAGGCGTTGCTGGAACAGGGGAAGAAGATACAACAAACTACTCATCTAGCACAACAAGTGGAGACGGAGACTACGAAAAAAATGAAGAACGAATTAATTATGAAGTAAATCGAATTCATAAAGAAATCGTCGAAAGTCCATACAAAATTCAAGATCTTGGCATTCAAGTAATGATAGATCCGTCCAATGCAAAAGGGAAATCACAAGTTTCGGATACGCTTGAATCAGACGTTCAAAAAATGCTAGGTACAATTGTTCGCACTTCTATTTCAAAAGATGCAAATACGAAAGCTCTCTCGGATAACGCGGTCAGTGATAAGATCACTGTTTCTGTTCAGCCGTTTAATGGACAAGAAACAGCTGATAGCACAGCAAGGTCTATTCCATTGTGGATGTATATAACCGGAGGAGCACTGCTGCTTGTTATTGTTGTTCTTATTGTGCTGTTAGTTAGAAAAAGACGTCAAGACTTAGATGAAGATGAATATGATGAAACATTTGAAGCATATGAAGCGGCACAAAAAGCTCCTGCTTTAAGTGCCGAACAGCAAACAAGAAGCAATCTTGAAACGTTAGCGAAGCAAGATCCGGAAGAATTTGCAAAACTGCTGCGAACATGGATTAGTGAAGATTAG
- the flgC gene encoding flagellar basal body rod protein FlgC: MTIFQNMNITSSALTANRLRMDVVSSNMANAETTRGTYVNGEWQPYKRKMVVMQSDRSPSFSSLLHSEINKSQNNGVKVTDIVEDNTPFNLVYNPTHPDANDQGYVQMPNVDPLKEMTDLISATRSYEANVTVFNTNKSMLTKVLEIGK, from the coding sequence TTGACTATTTTTCAAAATATGAATATTACATCTTCAGCTTTAACTGCCAATCGTTTAAGAATGGACGTTGTTTCATCTAATATGGCGAATGCTGAAACGACAAGAGGGACGTACGTTAATGGTGAGTGGCAGCCTTATAAAAGAAAAATGGTTGTCATGCAGTCTGACCGTTCGCCTTCTTTTTCGTCTCTCTTACACTCCGAAATCAATAAAAGTCAAAACAATGGTGTAAAAGTCACAGATATCGTAGAAGATAATACTCCTTTTAATTTAGTATATAACCCCACGCATCCAGATGCGAATGACCAAGGGTACGTGCAGATGCCAAACGTAGATCCTTTAAAGGAAATGACGGATTTGATTAGTGCCACTCGATCCTATGAAGCAAACGTGACGGTCTTTAATACAAACAAAAGCATGTTAACAAAGGTGTTAGAAATTGGAAAATAA
- the flgD gene encoding flagellar hook assembly protein FlgD: MTNEITSDLYLGNKETQVKQTGNSSLGKDDFLKLLIAQLQNQDPMNPMEDKDFIAQMAQFSFLEQMTNMSTSLNTFLTQSQASPILKGSELIGKTAAWVDEQGNKKQGVISTASVKNNEISFRINDENHTVLSLNDILEVSS, translated from the coding sequence ATGACAAATGAAATTACGTCTGACTTGTATCTAGGTAATAAAGAAACACAAGTGAAGCAGACGGGAAACAGCTCGCTTGGCAAAGATGATTTTTTGAAGCTTTTGATTGCTCAGCTTCAAAATCAAGATCCAATGAATCCAATGGAAGACAAAGACTTTATTGCTCAAATGGCTCAGTTTTCATTTCTTGAACAAATGACAAATATGAGCACATCGCTCAATACGTTTTTAACGCAGTCTCAGGCTTCTCCTATTTTAAAAGGAAGCGAATTAATTGGCAAAACCGCTGCATGGGTAGATGAACAAGGAAATAAAAAGCAAGGAGTCATTTCAACAGCATCTGTCAAAAACAATGAGATATCGTTTAGGATCAATGATGAAAATCATACGGTACTTTCGCTAAACGATATCCTAGAAGTAAGCAGTTAA
- the fliH gene encoding flagellar assembly protein FliH — protein MSNIIKSTYTNKLSDENAKHIQVIPFGFPIQDELTEEHLQQENAQHVIEQAHSEAEMIKAKADAYHKQVQNEVERLKKQWEEEKVLLFQQEQKRGYEKGYEEGLLQGKQEYEHVLAMSRNIVDETKNQYYEYINQSEEVIFELGFTLAETILNEQLQRNESFLSLVARSLKEVREHKEIQLFVSPKKYAYVCEHKRELFDLLNGETGLFIYVDENLQEMDCVIESSYGRLVASFDSQLTEMKKKLKERLLEESKHESRTTHL, from the coding sequence TTGTCTAATATCATTAAATCAACTTATACGAACAAACTTTCAGACGAAAATGCTAAGCACATTCAAGTCATTCCATTTGGTTTTCCGATACAAGATGAGCTGACAGAAGAACATCTTCAGCAAGAAAATGCACAGCACGTTATTGAGCAAGCGCACAGTGAAGCTGAAATGATAAAGGCCAAGGCAGACGCTTACCATAAACAAGTTCAAAATGAAGTCGAACGTTTGAAAAAGCAGTGGGAAGAAGAGAAGGTGCTGCTGTTTCAACAAGAACAAAAGCGGGGCTATGAAAAAGGATACGAAGAAGGGCTGCTTCAAGGAAAACAAGAGTACGAACATGTATTAGCGATGTCGCGAAACATTGTGGACGAAACGAAGAACCAGTACTACGAATATATAAATCAATCTGAAGAAGTCATTTTTGAATTAGGTTTCACCCTAGCAGAAACGATTTTAAATGAACAGCTTCAAAGGAATGAATCATTTTTATCACTTGTTGCGAGATCTTTAAAAGAAGTTAGAGAACATAAAGAAATCCAGCTTTTTGTTTCTCCGAAAAAATATGCATACGTATGTGAACATAAACGAGAACTGTTCGATTTATTAAACGGAGAAACCGGGTTGTTTATTTATGTAGATGAAAATCTTCAGGAAATGGATTGTGTCATCGAATCCTCTTATGGGCGTCTTGTTGCTTCTTTTGATAGTCAGTTAACGGAAATGAAGAAAAAATTAAAAGAACGTTTGTTGGAGGAGAGTAAACATGAAAGTCGCACGACTCATTTATGA